In one Sphingobacterium daejeonense genomic region, the following are encoded:
- a CDS encoding Gfo/Idh/MocA family oxidoreductase: MNHHFSRRSFLKKSIIAGGALTMASSPLGNILMAKPNERVNLAAVGIGNRAAEILGDLYKTGLCNIVALCDVDMGAKHTEAILKQFPDVPRFQDFRQMFDKMGNQIDAVSVGVPDFSHFPITMMALDLGKHVYVEKPMARTFLEVELMMEKAKKNPKLATQMGNQGHSDANYFQFKAWKDAGIIKDVTQIVGHMNMPRRWHGWDVNIKNFPPAETIPNTLDWDVWQMQTIGHNYNKDFINGQWRCWFDFGMGALGDWGAHILDTAHEFLNLGLPTSVGAEMLEGHNSFFFPMSSTLKFSFPKRRGMPALDIMWYDGINNLPPIPEGYGVSGLDPNIPPPSTGNLEPAKLNPGKIIYGKDLTFKGGSHGSTLSIIPEDKANDLANKLPEVPASPSNHFANFLKACKGEEKTRSSFEIAGPLSQVFCLGVIAQRLNGKFDFDPVKKEITNDKFANALLIGPPPRTGFEQYYKV, encoded by the coding sequence ATGAATCACCATTTTTCTCGTAGAAGTTTTTTAAAAAAGTCCATAATTGCTGGTGGAGCATTGACAATGGCAAGTAGCCCTCTAGGAAATATCTTGATGGCAAAGCCAAATGAACGTGTCAACCTTGCCGCTGTGGGAATCGGAAACAGAGCTGCCGAAATATTGGGTGATTTATATAAAACAGGATTATGTAATATCGTGGCATTATGTGATGTGGATATGGGCGCAAAACATACGGAAGCTATACTGAAACAATTCCCTGATGTTCCACGATTCCAAGACTTCAGACAGATGTTCGATAAAATGGGAAATCAAATCGATGCCGTTTCGGTTGGTGTGCCAGATTTTTCGCATTTTCCAATTACCATGATGGCTCTGGATTTAGGAAAGCATGTCTATGTAGAAAAGCCAATGGCACGTACTTTTCTGGAAGTAGAACTTATGATGGAAAAGGCTAAGAAAAATCCTAAACTGGCTACACAAATGGGTAATCAAGGACATTCAGACGCCAATTACTTCCAATTTAAGGCTTGGAAAGACGCCGGAATCATAAAAGATGTTACTCAGATCGTTGGTCACATGAATATGCCAAGAAGATGGCATGGTTGGGATGTCAACATTAAGAATTTCCCACCAGCCGAAACAATCCCTAATACATTAGATTGGGATGTATGGCAAATGCAAACTATCGGACATAATTACAATAAAGACTTTATCAATGGACAATGGCGCTGTTGGTTTGATTTCGGAATGGGAGCCCTAGGAGACTGGGGAGCGCATATTCTAGATACAGCTCATGAATTCCTGAATTTGGGATTGCCAACCTCAGTTGGTGCAGAAATGTTGGAAGGACATAACTCATTCTTCTTCCCGATGTCATCTACTTTAAAATTCAGCTTCCCTAAACGTAGAGGAATGCCGGCATTGGATATCATGTGGTACGACGGAATCAACAATCTGCCTCCAATTCCAGAAGGATATGGAGTCTCTGGACTAGATCCTAATATACCTCCTCCAAGCACAGGAAACCTTGAACCTGCGAAATTGAACCCAGGAAAAATAATCTATGGTAAAGACCTTACTTTCAAAGGTGGGTCACATGGTAGTACGCTGTCCATTATTCCAGAAGATAAAGCAAATGACTTAGCTAATAAGCTGCCTGAAGTCCCTGCATCTCCTTCAAATCACTTTGCAAACTTCTTGAAAGCTTGTAAAGGTGAAGAAAAGACCCGATCTTCATTCGAAATAGCAGGTCCGTTGAGCCAAGTATTCTGCTTGGGAGTAATCGCACAAAGATTAAATGGTAAATTCGACTTCGATCCAGTGAAAAAAGAAATTACAAATGATAAATTTGCAAATGCCTTATTGATCGGACCTCCTCCAAGAACTGGATTCGAACAATACTATAAAGTTTAA
- a CDS encoding 3-keto-disaccharide hydrolase, with translation MSKWNPRKSRKSRARKKEEVEHNPASQTIPEESKDLLGRWDLNVDKNGKQVPSWLEIKLSGFTTLVGYWVGDSGSSRPVSHIKLQDGKFSFAIPPQWEGGNGDFVIEGELAGAEIKGTITSNNGEKYTFTGTKAPYLNRTGEPTWGTAVELFNGKDLTGWKPSNENNKWTVKDGILTNEAAGANLITEQNFEDFKLNLEFKYPEGSNSGVYLRGRYEVQIEDSPKDRHPGNLYFGAIYGFLTPNALVTKGPNEWNNMEITLVGRLVTISINGQTVITKQEIPGITGGALDSKEGEPGPLYIQGDHGPIEFRKITITPAK, from the coding sequence GTGTCAAAATGGAACCCAAGAAAAAGCAGAAAATCAAGGGCAAGAAAAAAAGAAGAAGTGGAACATAACCCCGCATCGCAAACAATCCCTGAAGAATCAAAAGACCTTCTGGGACGTTGGGACTTAAATGTCGACAAAAATGGCAAACAAGTGCCTTCTTGGTTAGAAATTAAATTGTCAGGATTCACTACATTGGTAGGTTACTGGGTAGGTGATAGCGGAAGTAGCAGACCTGTTTCCCATATCAAACTTCAAGATGGTAAGTTCTCTTTTGCAATCCCTCCACAATGGGAAGGTGGAAATGGTGATTTTGTAATCGAAGGTGAACTAGCTGGTGCCGAAATAAAAGGTACAATCACAAGCAATAACGGTGAAAAGTATACTTTTACAGGAACTAAAGCACCTTACCTAAACCGTACTGGAGAACCAACTTGGGGAACAGCAGTGGAATTGTTTAATGGTAAAGATCTAACAGGTTGGAAACCATCAAATGAAAACAATAAATGGACAGTTAAAGATGGTATTCTGACAAACGAAGCAGCAGGTGCTAACTTAATTACAGAACAAAACTTCGAAGACTTTAAACTTAACCTTGAATTTAAATATCCTGAAGGAAGTAACTCAGGCGTTTATTTGAGAGGTCGTTATGAAGTTCAGATCGAAGACTCTCCAAAAGATAGACACCCAGGAAATTTATATTTCGGTGCAATCTATGGTTTCCTAACGCCTAATGCATTAGTAACAAAAGGCCCGAATGAATGGAACAATATGGAAATTACACTTGTCGGTAGATTAGTAACTATCTCTATCAACGGACAAACTGTAATCACTAAACAAGAAATCCCTGGTATTACAGGTGGCGCACTTGACAGTAAAGAAGGCGAACCAGGACCATTGTACATCCAAGGTGACCATGGACCAATCGAATTCAGAAAAATTACAATTACACCTGCTAAGTAG
- a CDS encoding SMP-30/gluconolactonase/LRE family protein, with protein sequence MTQTKSSDLEVVASFGKSQPIGVSVSSDNRVFVSFPKKDPYLFGLTEIVNGERVAYPNKEWNETEGDYKKLFLNVQDIYVDTKDQLWVLDSKPASSGSIFGSDGKDKKQEGQFKLVQIDLKDNKVMSVFTFDDLDKSKSGLNDVRVDTEKELAYLSDPGQAAIIVLDLKTGKTRKALSQTKFTLAKEDIVLSYNGHEMRDKNGNPFKSNVNGIALTKDNKWFYFKPINELNLYRIETKFLADSTLTQDELIAKVENMGEVGVTHGLVADKEGNIYLTTSLDYSVRRLTPEGKLEIVVQDPRLLWPDSLGVGSDGYLYFSCAQMQLLPQWNNGKDLVQDPYQVYRIKVL encoded by the coding sequence ATGACACAAACCAAAAGTTCCGATTTGGAAGTAGTAGCTTCCTTTGGGAAATCACAACCAATCGGCGTTTCTGTATCCTCTGATAATCGAGTATTTGTTTCTTTTCCTAAGAAAGATCCATATCTTTTTGGGTTGACAGAAATTGTCAATGGTGAACGAGTAGCTTATCCAAATAAGGAATGGAATGAAACTGAGGGTGACTACAAAAAACTCTTTTTAAATGTTCAAGATATCTATGTAGATACCAAAGATCAATTGTGGGTCTTGGATTCTAAACCAGCATCATCGGGTTCAATATTTGGTTCAGATGGAAAAGACAAAAAGCAAGAAGGACAATTTAAATTGGTTCAGATCGATCTCAAAGACAATAAGGTGATGAGTGTATTTACATTCGATGATTTGGATAAAAGTAAATCTGGACTGAATGATGTTCGCGTAGATACAGAAAAGGAACTGGCATACCTGTCAGACCCAGGACAAGCTGCCATCATTGTCCTTGATCTAAAAACTGGTAAAACCAGGAAAGCATTGAGCCAAACAAAATTTACATTGGCAAAGGAAGATATTGTCTTAAGTTATAATGGGCATGAGATGAGAGATAAAAATGGAAACCCTTTTAAATCCAATGTGAATGGTATTGCCTTAACTAAGGATAATAAATGGTTTTATTTTAAGCCCATAAATGAATTAAACCTTTATAGGATCGAAACCAAATTCTTAGCAGACTCAACTCTTACTCAAGATGAATTAATTGCGAAGGTTGAAAATATGGGTGAAGTAGGGGTTACTCATGGACTTGTAGCTGATAAAGAAGGAAATATTTATTTAACGACTTCTTTGGATTATTCTGTGAGAAGACTGACGCCAGAAGGCAAGCTTGAAATCGTAGTACAAGATCCTAGACTTTTATGGCCAGATTCATTGGGTGTTGGGTCAGATGGATATCTTTATTTTTCCTGCGCACAAATGCAATTGCTGCCACAATGGAATAATGGAAAGGATCTCGTTCAAGATCCATATCAAGTATATCGAATTAAAGTCTTATAG
- a CDS encoding Smr/MutS family protein encodes MSRNLPKPHKTVDLHAESFLANLEDYELDELVAESLDYLRDQLDAAIYWGYPEIKFIHGKGKGILKTAVYDELRIYKQSGAISHYHPSYSNEDIVVVVIGL; translated from the coding sequence GTGTCCCGGAATTTACCAAAACCCCATAAGACTGTTGATTTGCATGCTGAGTCATTTTTGGCTAATCTTGAAGACTATGAATTAGATGAACTAGTTGCAGAATCCTTAGATTATTTGCGAGATCAATTGGATGCCGCTATATATTGGGGATATCCTGAGATAAAATTTATACATGGCAAAGGCAAAGGTATCCTCAAAACTGCCGTTTATGATGAACTAAGGATCTACAAACAATCTGGGGCAATAAGTCATTATCACCCCTCCTATTCCAACGAAGACATTGTCGTTGTTGTAATTGGACTATAA
- a CDS encoding site-specific integrase produces MQPLKLIDMNTQHCTFGVIFYLKKQKTTAEGKAPIYARVTVNGKRTEISVKRSIALSGWDVKKGLAKGSRQETAELNRFLDRFKAKIIDAYQELVLSGSMVDGAVIRERVTGASKSEPTLGSLMEYHNNEQGSKLAHGTMKNYYTTQSYIKRFLKEKYRRTDISLSELSYTFISDFEHYLRTYKPKDHHRPLNNNGIMKHIERLRKMVNMAVTMDWLAKDPFAKFRKHFDKVERESLTKQELAKLEKKRFRVERLQQVLDMFLFSCYTGLAYIDLAELTPDNIITGIDGNLWIFTSRAKTDTSVRIPLLPKARELMEKYSDDPRAVTNETVFPVISNQRMNGYLKEIAEICEISKDLTFHIARHTFATTVTLSNGVPIESVSKMLGHTSIRTTQIYAKVVESKLSEDMGRLQERMASGS; encoded by the coding sequence ATGCAACCATTAAAATTAATTGATATGAACACACAGCATTGCACATTCGGGGTAATCTTCTACCTCAAGAAACAGAAAACGACAGCAGAGGGAAAAGCACCTATCTATGCAAGGGTAACGGTGAACGGCAAACGTACGGAAATATCCGTCAAACGTTCCATTGCCCTATCGGGATGGGATGTAAAGAAAGGTTTGGCAAAAGGAAGCCGTCAAGAGACGGCAGAGCTTAACCGCTTCCTTGACCGCTTTAAGGCAAAAATCATTGATGCCTACCAAGAATTGGTGTTGTCGGGGAGTATGGTAGACGGTGCGGTCATCCGTGAGCGTGTAACGGGGGCTTCAAAATCAGAGCCAACGCTCGGCAGTCTGATGGAGTACCATAATAATGAGCAGGGGAGCAAACTTGCACACGGTACGATGAAGAACTATTATACCACGCAAAGCTATATCAAACGCTTTCTGAAAGAAAAGTACCGCCGTACAGATATATCACTTTCGGAACTAAGCTATACGTTTATCTCCGATTTTGAACATTACCTGCGTACCTATAAACCGAAAGACCACCATAGACCGTTGAACAACAACGGTATCATGAAGCACATCGAGCGTCTCCGCAAGATGGTAAACATGGCGGTCACAATGGATTGGCTTGCAAAAGACCCGTTTGCGAAGTTTAGGAAACATTTTGACAAAGTGGAACGTGAAAGCCTAACAAAGCAGGAGCTTGCCAAGCTCGAGAAGAAACGGTTTAGGGTTGAGCGTTTGCAACAGGTATTGGATATGTTCCTGTTCAGTTGCTACACGGGGCTTGCCTATATTGACCTTGCCGAACTTACGCCCGATAACATCATCACGGGCATAGATGGTAACCTCTGGATATTTACGAGCAGGGCAAAGACCGACACGAGTGTTCGTATCCCCCTATTGCCAAAGGCAAGGGAACTGATGGAAAAATATAGCGATGACCCAAGAGCGGTGACTAACGAAACGGTATTCCCTGTCATTTCCAATCAACGGATGAACGGCTACCTAAAGGAGATAGCAGAGATATGCGAAATAAGCAAAGACCTTACGTTCCATATCGCACGGCACACGTTTGCCACTACGGTCACATTGAGCAACGGCGTACCCATTGAATCGGTGAGCAAGATGCTCGGACACACGAGCATCCGAACCACACAGATTTATGCCAAAGTAGTGGAAAGCAAATTGAGCGAGGATATGGGCAGGTTACAGGAGCGTATGGCATCGGGAAGCTGA
- a CDS encoding helix-turn-helix domain-containing protein, which translates to MNVELITRDDLEKFKKELLEEIRKHSPHPRKHGHEPRAWLKSYEVRKLLGISAGTLQNLRVNGTLPFKKIGGLMYYKYEDIQKLMEGGEDGE; encoded by the coding sequence ATGAATGTAGAGCTTATCACGAGGGATGACCTCGAAAAATTCAAAAAGGAGCTGTTGGAAGAAATCAGAAAGCACAGCCCCCACCCAAGAAAACACGGACACGAGCCGAGGGCATGGCTCAAAAGCTACGAGGTACGCAAGTTGCTCGGCATATCAGCAGGCACGTTGCAGAACCTACGTGTGAACGGTACATTGCCGTTCAAGAAAATCGGCGGACTGATGTACTACAAGTACGAGGATATCCAAAAGCTGATGGAGGGGGGCGAAGATGGAGAATAG
- a CDS encoding plasmid mobilization protein, translating into MKKLAKEKETDGKARKRGRPKKAITRSVSLVVRITPTERLAIAGKARNAGMRISDWFRQSAKTAEIRPRLSKEETGHLRTLSGMANNLNQLTKLAHQGGLVSIMANLRSLLNEVERLMERMGRDDS; encoded by the coding sequence ATGAAAAAATTGGCGAAAGAAAAGGAAACGGACGGAAAAGCACGCAAGCGTGGCCGTCCGAAAAAAGCCATCACACGGAGCGTTTCGCTCGTGGTACGGATAACCCCAACCGAACGTTTGGCGATTGCAGGGAAAGCGAGAAATGCGGGCATGCGGATAAGCGACTGGTTCCGGCAGTCCGCAAAGACTGCCGAAATAAGACCGAGACTGTCAAAAGAAGAAACAGGACACCTACGGACATTGTCAGGCATGGCAAACAATTTAAACCAGTTGACCAAGCTTGCACACCAGGGAGGGCTTGTGTCAATCATGGCGAATCTGCGCAGTTTACTGAACGAAGTGGAGCGGTTAATGGAAAGGATGGGCAGGGATGATAGCTAA
- a CDS encoding relaxase/mobilization nuclease domain-containing protein, which yields MCPLPVGTEKSFVLDSAGVRDYDIKATIADLNAQRKMRPQLGNAVGHTVLSWSNEDGNKLTLEKMAQHAREYMEKMGIKNTQYVTVLHSDKKHPHLHIVYNRVDNEGEDHWQL from the coding sequence TTGTGTCCGCTACCTGTTGGAACGGAGAAGTCCTTTGTTCTGGATTCGGCAGGCGTTAGGGATTATGACATTAAAGCCACCATTGCCGATTTGAATGCACAGCGCAAGATGCGCCCACAGCTTGGCAATGCCGTGGGGCATACCGTGCTAAGTTGGAGCAACGAGGACGGGAATAAACTTACCTTAGAGAAAATGGCACAGCACGCACGGGAATACATGGAGAAGATGGGCATCAAGAATACCCAATACGTTACCGTACTTCATTCAGACAAGAAGCACCCGCACTTGCATATTGTGTACAACCGTGTAGATAATGAGGGGGAAGACCATTGGCAACTATAA
- a CDS encoding relaxase/mobilization nuclease domain-containing protein, whose amino-acid sequence MRGKTIGNYNHWHKSRKICREITERYGYHLGKGKAKVNRQALRGNDKLRYAIHDSLKSVMAKATTWKQVETMLARQGIDIHYKYRSGTNEVQGISFEKDNVKFKGSAIDRKFSFAGMEKQLSENRAMGITHSATETPTLADQIRKVLGQQEQHSEAYETGMGLLGDLLNMPASIEPEPDPTWRRKKKKPEEEKSRGISR is encoded by the coding sequence ATGAGGGGGAAGACCATTGGCAACTATAACCATTGGCACAAAAGCCGAAAGATATGCAGGGAAATAACAGAGCGATACGGCTACCATCTTGGCAAGGGCAAGGCAAAGGTTAACAGGCAGGCACTTCGGGGCAACGACAAACTTCGTTATGCCATACACGATTCGCTTAAATCCGTGATGGCGAAAGCCACCACATGGAAACAGGTGGAAACGATGCTTGCAAGGCAGGGCATCGACATCCATTACAAATATCGAAGCGGAACAAATGAAGTGCAGGGCATTTCCTTTGAAAAGGATAACGTAAAGTTCAAAGGCTCGGCAATCGACCGCAAATTCAGTTTTGCAGGCATGGAGAAACAGCTAAGCGAAAACCGAGCAATGGGCATAACGCATTCCGCTACGGAAACCCCTACACTTGCCGACCAGATAAGGAAGGTACTTGGACAACAGGAACAGCACTCGGAAGCATACGAAACTGGAATGGGCTTGCTCGGTGACCTATTGAATATGCCCGCCTCGATAGAACCCGAACCCGACCCAACGTGGCGCAGGAAAAAAAAGAAACCGGAGGAAGAAAAATCAAGGGGAATAAGCAGATAA